The following DNA comes from Miscanthus floridulus cultivar M001 chromosome 5, ASM1932011v1, whole genome shotgun sequence.
CTGTGGCATATGAACACTGCCAGAACATATTGCAATAGCTAGAGGGTATTGTAGTTGGTATTGTATTGAACTGTGTATTGTAGTGAATTGGGTATTGtagtgaacttggtattgtattgcactaaacttggtattgtattCTAGTCAACTTAGTATGATTGTTGTGCCACCTACCTTTTAATGGTAATGTTGCTTgctgtattcaagttgttaatgaTTAAAATGTATTCAACTTGGCAACAAAGCTTAGAACTCCTACAAAGCACATGGCAACATTCACAAACATTACAAAGCAAAGTAAAGTTCATGCATTGTTCAGTCAGATAATTGCATTCCATTCATTTCACAAACATTACAAAGCAAAGTTCATGCATTGTTCATCCACATGGCAACAAAGCACATGGCAACAAAGCTTAGAACTCCTACAAATACACTAGCCACATTCATCCACCTATTCACTCTCTGCTCTCTAGCTATTCTACTCATAGCAGCCGTCTGACCAGAAACAACATTGGTCAGGTTCAATAGAGACTTCTCCAAAGCCTTCAAGCCTGACATCACTGCTGCAGCATCCACGCCATCTTCTATGCTTGGTGGCTTCCACATGAAGAAACCGCACTGATTGTTGCCCTGTTCACGCTAAAGAACACAAGATTGGGATGAACCCTAGATCAGGATTTCAAAAGGCCAAAATGGACCATAAAGAAATGAAATGAAAATAACTCACCTAGTCCTGATTCCTACAAGTATAGAACTGCTTGTCTGGGTTGTTTTGGGTTCTCGACGTCTGCTCCACAACAGTCGCCATCCTACAGAAAGGGCACAGTGGCTGCGCCTCTCTCACTCCACGCGAACCTGTCGAGGACGAAGCGCCCGAGCCTATCGCCATCTTGCACCAGTCTCTGCTTGCCCTTTCCTTTCAACAACGCCCGCCTGCCAATGCCACGCACGCCCGCAGCCACCCGCCAACGCCGCGCCAtcccacagccgccgccgccgccgcttcctttgTTGTGGAGACAGGGGAGACTAAGACAGATGGAGACGAGCCGGTTAACCAGACCAGGCTCGGGTCGGTTATTAGCAGGTCCAACCAGACCCAAACGTGGCTTAGGGGCATCGAATGTCCAAACTAAATTTTTCTCTCCTCAACCAGTGGAAATCGGCCCACGGTGTTCTCTGGCATAATTACaacaaaccagagtgtcttctagcaaATAGCTCCACTTTGGGTGTCTGCTAGCAAACGACCACCACTGTGGGTGTCCACCAGCCAATTTCCCCTAGTAAAAGAGAGAGGCGGTatcgcacccccatggagcccccgagcgacccatgCCGAAAGTGTTCAGGTtggggtgctttgtaggagcaaatgttgaatgaaagaaaatggtaagaccgaatttttaagggaagaagCGACGTAACTGTTTGATGGTatcgtctagctttttgtcctagaactccttagccaaactaaggtagttcttcatcttgtgcttggcgttcttatggagagggcacgggccatccaggatcttcttgtactattCACCATAGTTGCGCTTAGCGTGAGGTTCATTGAcggcatcgacgatgtggtctggaCGGCGACGAGGATTCTGACTAGTCTTGGGTCCTTCTAGCCGATCACGACTGCTATCACAATGATAACTATGATCATCCTGGTGGTGGTCATTGTGGCGGCGGTCGTCGAAGCGATCATCGTAGAggcgtgttgggcgatgagtgcccgcatcctcgttgaaatgcacctcggcttccttggcGTCGGTGTActagttggcggttgtgatcatctcgccgatcccGTAGGTGGCTTATGGTTGAACTTAGAGCGAAGCTCGCGGTGATgggtcctcggatgaaggcggtgatgacttcggcttccgtgatgtttggaatagaattcctcatcttggaaaaatGTCGGATGTAGCTGcagaggagctcagatggcttctggttgatgcggttgagatcatgcttggttaaCGGTCGTGTACAcatagccatatagttgtcggtgaacacTTTCTTCAGCTCATCCTAGGATCTGATGGATTCTGGGacaaggctagtaaaccagttcatgacggttggcgtgagcatgacgggaagatagttcgccatgacactggtgtctcccccGACGGTGCGAATAGCAGTGGCGTAGGCCTGCaaccactgtgttggattcatcctcccctcgtagggctcgaccccagtgattttgaaaccatggggccactgaaaGTGTTCAGAGCACCCTTGTGAATCTCGAGGGGCCCTCGAGGTTGTCGGTGCCGTAATCTACAGCATTGCCACCAGCGATGCTCGAGGACTGAGTATGGgttgccgtactcttgctcgtactcctggcggcggcGTACTTTGTCCTCATGGCGACCGAAATGATGTTCGTCGATACATCGTCGTGCACCTCAGAGATTATTGAGGTACACCCGGACGTCCTGGTCGTGTTGGTAGTGATGTTCAGCACGGTTGCCCCTAGCTtcgccctagaggggttgcctgtcgttgcggtgctggtcggtgaagcgactttggcGGCGATCGGTTCTTGTGGCGACTAATCGGCGAATCAAAgtagtggagtatgaaggtctctaatcctgtcgaatctcattgacctggcagtacgccactttaagcatggcggcgaccttggcaagTTTGGGCGTCTACGGGAGGCGGGCGAGCTTgttggcggccactgccagattgaCGCTTGGTGTCTTGAAGACGTTGTGGCCGTCAACGTAGAGAAACTCTTCATCAAGGTTGtgctggagtggccttccttgcgagtcgtgCTGCTGCTCGGCCATCACGAGGGCATTCTCGTTTGCTCAGCATTGTGCACAGTTGACGTTTTGGTTCTCATGAGTAGCGCGTTCCTCCTCGGTCTTGCCGTTCCGAGGGGGGccgtcgacgctgacgttgaagatcacaCCACTccggaaaggagggagaggaagttgcttgGTGAAcatttcggcgagggtctccatagagccttgggacttagagtctagattctcctccaggatggtttaGAGGGATGCTCTAGAGCGTCGGCTAACATGGAGCATGTTGACGGCCAGTGGAGGCTGGTCGGTGATTTGGTCAGCGAGAGGAAAGATGTCTCCCACctagtcggtgaatttgcccctagggcatcttggtaggtgacggcgatgttggtgagcccgaaggacAGAGCCGAAACTCCTGGAGTTCTCTGAGTAGCCTTCGATAGATTTAGATCGAAGGGTGGTTgacgctgaaccaaagtgtccagagccgactcgatgatggagaggcaatcgacaaGCTTCAGACCAACTCAACCGATGGACTCGAtaagatcgtcattgttgatctgcctcctctggtagcgaggaagcgggcggcgagttgcTGATGAAGGTGACCCCGggggtggttccaagatcggatctacagTCTCAGGTGCGGGGATGATCAGCATAGAATTGACCTacgccggctcgaggagctcttcgACTCTGTTAGtgttgatgatctaggagatcgatccgaccgtgaagatctggccaggctatgggaggaacgaagagcctacaaaaaaGGCATTTTGTTCCACAAAGAAATAGCACGCAAACCCCTACCTgacgcaccaactgtcgataaaatatcattggcagtcctccgagggatatcccacgaagatagattgatcgacaaaggagcgtgagatcaagaacaagaaggcaacagagacacatgagttagacatgtttaggccatcagtataacataataccctactcctgtggtctattggtttatattagctatcgtatgatattgcgtaagtttggagggggtccctgtccgccttatatagttcggggagcagtgttacaagtcggttagatctaagagataaccaaaaagtaataactgattataggaatcttaggatcatacatatcctaacaaatctcgtagtatctttaggatatcttccagatgtcttacgGAAGGCGCTGACCagagtcatgccccacaaggctttgtcttgtgggctaggccgcccctgagggcacagcccatgtggtctgccgtgggtatccgaggtcataccccccacacttaacaaatcggttagataattatgagacgatgcaagtgttgtgctagcctacaaaaaatacaagccacctaccacaattctagtttgtatTGTTTCTAACCACATAatggctatggcactacactaaattagtgtgctatcaaaagctaactaaagagccacactaaccaaactaacaagctctcacaactagctacactaaagagcttgacaactagtttacggtaatgtaaagagagagagcaagatagttataccgccgtatcgaggagtgaaccaatcaatcacaaggatgaataccaatgaagaccaatcacctcggaatcaaatgatgacacaatgatttttcaccgaggttcacttgcttaccggcaagctagtccttgttgtggtgattcactcacttggaggttcacatgccaaaccctcaatagggtgccgcacaactaacacaagatgaggatcacacaagccatgagtaattcactagagtaccttttggctctccaccggggaaaggtcaagaacccctcacaatcaccacgatcggagccggagacaatcaccaacctccgctcgacgatcctcgctgctctaatccatctaggtggtggtaaccaccaagagtaacaagcgaatcccacagcaaaacacgaacaccaagtgcctctagatggaaacactcaagcaatgtacttggattttctcccaatctcacaaagatgatgaatcaatgatggagatgagtgggagggctttggctaagctcacaaggctgctatgtcaatgcaaatggctaggcgggtgagcttgagccggccatggatcttaaatagaagccccccacaaaatagagccgttgtactccttcactgggcacaacacggggtgaccggatgctctggtcatatcgaccgaacgccagaccccagcgtccggtcatgcaatGCATGccatgtgtggcagaaccgcccaaaatagcacacttacggagacgctcgtcttccaccagacactaagcaccccgaaagcaagctacagtggtggtatccgttgggcacaccaccaaggagaacccaaaagatccacatttttcccaaggatccaataatgagaatgagttataatacaggtccatttcatacatcagagtttcttaaaaattacattattacattaccaaatgttagAGTGTGGAATAATAAACAacgaaatttaaaataaacatctagcgataagaacaaggatccgtctaagcccaccagaggaatcctccacacaaaggtacttctcatgcattacctgcaataggggtaaataaaccctgagtacataatatactcgcaagacttatctgactagtgggaataatttcctgactccaagggatatgataagcttcatggtttgctggttttcttttagcaaaaagcaatactaatagtgagtccttatttatgttatgattatcagccatattaagttattatctatccagtctatataagcacatgttctactttcaagtaagtgttgagcaatcagttccatttcttcttcttttaactttcagttcttactatgatgctagaggtaagacaagtcgtaccgactcggcggcgattcgtgaaccaatgtgcctagctgggtgccccaaaaacacatgatCCGCTTGTActctaggcacaagtaggactaacccatcaccctcctgtcctaggtgtctaggtccctgtccaaacttggactctaagcccccacttcTGAGTCTCAGACTTAGTGCAGTGTAAGGACCTCCATTATctttgcctccaatcagtcggtccgaaaagagctggattcacgataagagagcaacaagtcttccctgcacccatacccaagtatgcgcttgggacaatagatctatgacttgcctcgcgtccattgcaacgaccagtccttaattgacatagatagggaaaaagtgtaaccgagctatgccctgttggccgcaggacacaaccctttacacccaccaaacccaaccatatccctgcccggtcaccattttcctttccaccattttatcatgagtgatcatatttatcgccTATTTGTGTGTAACGACAGGTTACCCACGCtatcgatatcctgagcatagcagctactcaacctatactagtaggactcatgggtggatatatttatgcacgtagtttccataaaatgtctataacttaaatgcatatcatatatatatatataataataataataataataaataggagttatgcaccggggcttgccttgggcaggtggggtgtcagcaaagtcagcaactgatggctctagGGCTTCCTCTTacacgagaacctcctcctcgtactcctcgatcacctcctcgtagtCCTGCTCGTTCGCAGttatgaactctaccaactcgttatctacatgcatgaaataatgatgcaacacttagtaatacggcaacaacaactcttaaaataagaatacatctaccaagctactaagctaactctaataactaatacgcaaagttacctattattcccactaaacaggtatgaaacattttatgtattatcttagcaactaaaggcatccttattgttaatatcaatttactatatatatgataaaacaaggtgcactagctaccatgtttatcaacctattctaaggctataaaaattatagtgagcacataataatacaatgaacctactgtaaaatatttttagggctagcacttctaccaatgcatcacaaaaattcattctctaaataaccataataataatatgtattttgaaataataaagtaaccctaaagttatcactgaactatacgaactaattactaACAGAtggatcatgaatttaggaatctaacaaaatttatttcacaataaataaataaataaattcaaatgagctctagagatgaaaaaATGAcatggatgggtagagcatgattttagatgaatttaggaaAAAGAATCAATGGAATCGAAGTTCGTATGAGGGAGATATTGATTGTGCAAGGTGTCCACTAATTAAATCACGTAAAGGGTGATTAAAGAAAGCGATTAATGGCACTTGACAAGCTGGTCACGTGTTTGGATTTCACGTGATAGACTTGAGTGGGTCTTTGGTCCTTCAACGTGTCAACTGGGTTGGCATTAAAGAGTGCACATGTGCTGATTGGATTAAGAGGGGAGAAGGAGACCGCAGGTCAAGGAAATAACAGAGAAGAAGGAGGGGGGTTTTGCAGGCTGGCGACCTCGGCCAAATGCagctcggggggggggggttgacagAGCGTAGCTTTCTTGAGCAagacagagaaacttgatttgggGAGGAAGAAGGTGAGCGGTGAAGCGAGACGGCTCGGCGTGTCCTTTTATAGGCAGGAGAAGCAAAGGCGCGACAGCGACGCAtcataaggttagtggctaactagcttgcttaaaggtaataaagcgcTGCTTGTGCACGGCGTGCTGCTCGGATGaacaatgttttctatggtgaacATTGTTTTCTTCATGCTACAGTGGTTCTGCATTGATGCAGTGCTGACGCGTGGAAAGGTGTCTGAGCTGCGTTTGCAAAGCAACTGAGCAGCGAGCAAGCGGCGTGCGCAGCAGGCAGAGCTTGTGATTGAGATTAATGTGTAGCGCGTGTGATGCTGCTGCCGGTCGACCATGCGCTGCCAACTTGACTTGCTTGACACGACAAAGTAAAAACACTGTGTCTTGCCAAAGAATATACTAAAGCGTGCTTCGCGGGCTTACGAGTGCCGAGTGCGTGCATGGGAAATTAAGGAGGAGAAGAATAATAAGAGCTGGAGTTAGATTaggatgacaatagtgagttgagttgtgctggagagtatttggacaaggaataaattagagctaaaattgagaattagtgcaataaaatttaatttttcattttaccacatgcaatagtacataaacatgatgctcatgacatggttttagCAAAATTGTATaatataacaccgagggtgttacaccacgtgtcccctctcttcaaatactgagcgtccgatcccaacggtcaagtgatgaccggacgcgttgctgtgaagtgaccggacgctggacctcagcgtccgatcgttttcagtaagcatccaaaagcgagaaatcacgaccggacgcattcggtcatgctcgaccggactcacccagcgtccggtcactcggtgtCTCCCTTATGTGCTACCACGTCagcatgaccagacgcaccccttcagcgtccggtcaccaagtGACCTAGCATCCGATCAcggaccgacgccagcgtcttcacgcaTCCagtgaccgaacgcgccggtcctaccgagaccagcgtcgggtcacttacagtgacctccgtcttttctgtatagagcgccggtggcaccgtcggactgtccgcactctatgcacggacactccatcggtgaagttcctaacccttgctcaaatataccaaccaccaagtgtatcatcttatgcacatgtgtgttagcatattttcacaaatatttatcaagggtgttagcactccactagatcctaaatgcatatgcaatgagttagaacatttagtggcactttaataaccgcatttcgatacgagttttacccctcttaatagtacggctatcgatcctgaatgtgatcacactctctaagtgtctcgatcactaaaacaaaatgactcctaccatttatacctttgtcttgagctttttgttttttttctttcttctttttaagtccaagcacttgatcatcaccatggcatcaccatcatcatgtcatgatcttcatttgctatcacttggaatgtgctacctatgtcataatcacttgataaactaggttagcacttagggtttcatcaattcaccaaaactaaactagagcttttcaaccatgtatggcaaataatgacgcccacaacactattgatgcccagaggcatgtggggggttttaccgtgtccgcctggtatgggaattgatgacGCCCACAAGACTATAGGGCAAACgttgacgcccacaacactgcttgggttctgacatgcctggaaggtggcAGGGTAGCCTTCTGGCATGCCCTgtcggtactgtcctacaggtgtatagggtacggtccttggtattgcggttgacttgagtgccctgcctcaCTTGCTCCGCCCGTttcctgggtcctcaccgagcgggcgtccccggtcggttggtcccaggcGGCTCCGACTGCGTTAGTCGGaggagagctgtaagcagaggttcggtgcattctcggttggagacgcgggtcggagtcagaagcggcgtttggccaggccttccggtcggagaggcgggccggagtcgaaagcgagTGTTGTCCTTTctttggtcaggccttccggtcggagaggcgagcCGAAGTCGGAAGTGAGCGGcgttcctctttggctaggcctttcgatcggagaggcggACCAGAGCCGGAAGCAAGCGTTGTCCCTCCTTggtcaggcctttcggtcggaggtTGGATCGCCTTTCTGgtctgtcgttaggtttttgggccggcccaggagttacgCGTCATTCGCAacgccgtctgctgggccgaacTTTTACTggaaagcaggtccatgagggaccccgggtttacgaACCCGACATCATAACTATTTAAGTTAAGAaaatattttctcaattatctgcTTACGGTTCTCTGACAATGTAAGTttaacccaaaaaaaaaaacatcgtcGGAGTGGGCTCAACGGTTGGAACTGATATATCAAAATGGGATATCAATCCCTTTTCTATACGGGGTGCTCGTGGCAATTTGCCGTTAGTTTATGTGTATCCAGCCAGGGGATTTTTTTCGTGGCGCCGCCAAAGGGCGAGATATTTTGTGCCGAGTCCAAAGCCGCGAGACGGCGAGAGGCAAGGGCAAACCCTAGCTGCTTTCCCCTTCCTTTCTTAAACCCCAAGCCACGCCGCATTCGCTCGCCCCCCGTCCCGCCGCCTCTCCTACTCCAACTCCGACCGCATCTCCCCCTCAGGTATGGCTCCATTCCGCCGCCTTCGTTCCGCTCGATACGATCTATCGTCTCAGGTAGTCAATTGTAGCGGTGGATCTCGTGTTGCGCTTCGGTTCCTTTGGGGTTGACTGTTGATTCTTAGATGGGGTAGTGGGGAAAAGTCCGATCTATCGTCTCAAGTAGTCAATTGTCGCGGTGTATCTCGTGTTGCGCTTCGGTTCCTTTGGGGTTGATTCTTAGATGGGGGCAGTGTGGAAAAGTTGAATCATTGGGTTGGAGGAAAGCTCGATCCGACGCGCCCCAGTGTGATGGGCCGTGGCTCGCCCCGCCGCGAGGACGGCGAGGACCGCGTATAGAAGCGCTCCCGCTCGGGGGAGGACGGCTCCGGGACCAGTGCCCCACCACGCGAGATGACGGCGGCGCCACCGTGTTGGAGGAGCAGCGGTTCAGGCCCTCGAGACGACTGCTCCCTCTCTCGTGAGGCGCCCGCGTGCGGGGCTAGCGGCGGCTCCTCACCCCATTCGTGGTGGCACCGTGCAAAGCCAGCAGCAGATCCTGTTGTTTTATTATATACAACAATGCATCTTTGTTGGGGAAATGTTTGGGCTGCTGTGAATTTTAGGGTATTTTCGTGTAACTCTGGGGTCCCCGTCCGGAAGGAATCACATATTCCCATCCCCTGATGTCTAGGAGGTCTGATTGGTTTAGGTTTGGTCCGCTCTCCATTGACACATGCTAAGGTAGTTGTAGGTGCTATTAGGTACGTTCCCTGCAACGATTCTTGGAAACATTTTTGCAATACCATTTCTGCATCACACTTTGTTACAGTGCCTCGTGCAAGGTTCTAACTGCTGTTAATAGTTTGCTCGTGTATGCCCCGCTGATTTTTTGTTATCTTCCCGTATGTGCAGGTTTAGTGTTCAAAATGGCGGCCTTCAACAAGCTCGGTGGCCTTCTAAGGCACAGTGCTCTGGCGAGCGGTGTCGCTGCTAGCTCTTCACCTGCAGTGTTCAATGCTGCTCGTCTCATGTCCACCAAGCTATTTGTTGGTGGTTAGTTTTTGTTGTCTTGTTTCCTCTAATATACAAGCAATCTATGAAACTGTCACTTTTGTTTTATGCTTATTAGTGTTCTTTGGTTAGGTCTTTCATGGGGTGTTGATGACGTGAAACTGAGAGAAGCTTTTAGCGGCTTCGGAGATGTTACTGAAGGTCTGTATATACATTTGAATGTTATTATGATGTGTTAGTGGCTGGCTGAATAATATTGATTCATTTTCCTCTGCTGTTGTGTTGTGGTTCACATTCTGTTTTGAAATGGCAAATATTCATGTTGCAGCGCGAGTGATCACGGACAGGGATACTGGGAGGTCAAGAGGCTTTGGCtttgttaactacaccaacagtGATGATGCCAATGCAGCTATATCTGGAATGGATGGCAAGGTGAGTCAAACATGTAATTCATATGGTCTGTTTCAAGTAGTCAAACATATACCTCGTATGCTCTGTTTCAAGTAGTACCATGCAGAGGAATTCATTTTGATTTGTGCTATAGTGTTCCTTGaagtttttatttgacaaattgtGCACTCTTTTAAGATGTCATTGTATATTCCATTCATGTTACTCGCAGGAAATTGATGGGCGGCCGGTACGTGTCAACATCGCTACCGACAGACCTGCAGGGAACCGAGGTGGTGGTGGCTATGGCGGTGGCAGTTTCGGAGGTGGTGGCTATGGTGGTGGCAACCAAAGCTATGGTGGTGGCTATTAAGTGCATTAAAGATATTTGAAATAATGAACTTTAGGACCTGGCATGGGGCTTATGTGAAGCCTTATCATGTTTTCTAtttgtgttatgttgaattgttGAAACTCCTAGATGCATACTGCGCAGCAGGATTGCCTATCGGTTTTGGCTGCATTGAAAAGTGCAAATGCAAGTCGCatgtattttcatttgagtggatACATAATTTGCACACATGACCTTAGGTGGCTATCTCTTGCAATGTGTACAGGAGTATTAAGTATTTGCGATTTGGAATTCGTTTTGTTTTTCAGGTGCTGGAAATTACTTCTTGAAAATTTTCTTGGCTACCATGGTTAATAGTGGCATATGTGTTTAATCCTTAGTTTTATGGTATACTTAGTGTCATTGACACCGAATGCCCCTCTTGAACTTTTCTCAAAGTAGAGGCGGTCGTGCTACACTAACCTAGCATTCGTAGAGGACTAAGGCCTAATTTAACTTAAACCAAACCATTGTCAGGTTTAGGCCAATTCTAAGGCTCTCTTTGGAACAAATGAGAAATAGATGAAGTTATAGGATTGGAATATTATAGAAATTTTTGCTATGCAACTCTTTCTAACGAATGATTAGGTTTCAACAAATCCTATAAAATTCATATGGAATGATGATTTGGTAGTCGGCAATTTTGGGGAAAAAATTCCACTAAGAGATGAACATTATGTTGATCTTCCAAAATTCTATGAAGAGATTGAACATTACGGAAAAAAATTCTTGTGCCACTCTCATTGATCATTGAATTCGTTTTTTTCTCTACTCTTTTCGTACATTCTATCCAGGCGTAGTTCATGTAGTTTCCAtccatacaatttaaaatgttccTGTAGTTTCCATCCATATAGAATTTAAAATGTTATGGCATCTAAAGAACTCACTATACAATTTGGAAGACGCGGCTCCCGATGCGGCCATTGTCCGCCAAAGCTGCAGGGTCAGGGGTGCCATCGTTGACTGCTCACTCCAGCAAGTCAGCAACAGCAACAAGttggtttggcttataaaccatggctgaaagtactgttcgctgatttggtatgagagaaaaatatcgttcgttggctgataagtcatggcttataagccagatatGAGCAAGCGATCAAGCTGCTGGAGTCTGGACTCAGGTTTACCTATCTCTGAGTTCTCGACTCGACCGTGCTCCAGCCAGGGATGGACACAGCGACGGTGGGCGAGCGGTACGAGCTGTCCAAAAATATTACATACAGAAAACAATAAAGCTCTATTAATTTTATTCACTtgccagcaacaacaacaacatagctttTCAGTCCAAGCAAGTtcagtaggctagagttgaaacccaccgagaacccaagtcacggttcagacacttcaatagctgctttccaagtactcctattaaaacatagatctctaggtatatctcaagctttcaaatctctttttattgcatcCTCATGTTAATTTCGTTTtttctctacctctcctcatattattagcttagcTTAGGACTCCACGATGCact
Coding sequences within:
- the LOC136453907 gene encoding glycine-rich RNA-binding protein 2, mitochondrial-like, whose translation is MAAFNKLGGLLRHSALASGVAASSSPAVFNAARLMSTKLFVGGLSWGVDDVKLREAFSGFGDVTEARVITDRDTGRSRGFGFVNYTNSDDANAAISGMDGKEIDGRPVRVNIATDRPAGNRGGGGYGGGSFGGGGYGGGNQSYGGGY